Proteins encoded together in one Maricaulis maris window:
- the lgt gene encoding prolipoprotein diacylglyceryl transferase produces MEYCPPSFDLIDPILFTIGPFDLFGLELRFDLRWYALAYIAGLMLGWRYMVALSRRPAMWNPIGTKKPKAPFTEPQVDDLLIWATLGVIGGGRLGFVLFYMPDMIWTRPQDIILGITDGGMSFHGGLIGVSLALWWFARGQKLDLMRIADAAAVVTPIGLFFGRLANFINGELWGRPTDVPWAMRFTGDRLCELRHPSQLYEAALEGLLLFTIINVATWKFRSLEKPGFNAGLFLLFYGLFRTSLEQVREPDLYMPEALRGYITMGMLLSIPMIIAGAWLIHRALKATTPAKS; encoded by the coding sequence ATGGAATACTGTCCGCCAAGCTTTGATCTGATCGACCCCATCCTGTTCACGATCGGACCGTTCGATCTGTTCGGGCTGGAATTGCGGTTCGACCTGCGCTGGTACGCCCTCGCCTACATCGCCGGACTGATGCTGGGCTGGCGCTATATGGTGGCCCTGTCGCGGCGCCCGGCGATGTGGAATCCGATCGGCACAAAGAAGCCGAAGGCACCGTTTACCGAGCCCCAGGTCGACGATCTCCTTATCTGGGCAACACTGGGCGTGATCGGCGGCGGACGGCTCGGTTTCGTCCTCTTCTACATGCCCGACATGATCTGGACCCGTCCCCAGGATATCATTCTGGGCATCACGGACGGCGGCATGTCCTTCCATGGCGGTCTGATCGGCGTATCGCTGGCACTGTGGTGGTTTGCCCGGGGCCAGAAACTCGACCTGATGCGGATCGCGGACGCGGCAGCCGTCGTGACCCCGATCGGGCTTTTCTTCGGCCGCCTGGCCAACTTCATCAATGGCGAACTTTGGGGGCGTCCGACCGACGTGCCCTGGGCGATGCGCTTTACCGGCGACCGTCTGTGCGAGCTGCGCCATCCCAGCCAGCTCTACGAGGCGGCGCTCGAAGGTCTTCTGCTCTTCACCATCATCAATGTGGCGACCTGGAAGTTCCGTTCACTGGAGAAACCCGGCTTCAATGCCGGCCTCTTCCTGCTCTTCTACGGCCTGTTCCGGACCTCGCTTGAGCAGGTCCGCGAGCCTGACCTCTACATGCCGGAAGCGCTGCGGGGCTACATCACCATGGGCATGTTGCTGTCGATCCCGATGATCATTGCCGGTGCCTGGTTGATTCACCGCGCCCTGAAAGCCACGACACCCGCCAAGTCATGA
- a CDS encoding class I SAM-dependent methyltransferase, which produces MIAETLRDRIRSGGPMSIAAFMTEALFDPSHGFYATKDPIGAGADFITAPEISQMFGELIGLVAAQTWLDMGRPDGVKLIEMGPGRGTMMADALRAARAVPGFIEAAEIVLIEASAALKAVQAQTLGPTGAQIRWVDRLEAVAPGPSIILGNEFLDCLPVRQAVRHKGTWHERLVGLDPEAEAESGFVFVLGPPLGEDLALVPERLREAGDGALVELRPGDRQVVDQLAARFAAHPGRALFIDYGPATSEIGDTLQAIRAHKKQPPLLDPGTADLTARVDFESLVLAARSAGLTAYGPEPQGAWLLGLGLETRAAALSQAQPGKRSQIARQIWRLTDQEQMGELFKLVCLDGGDLPIPPGFSAG; this is translated from the coding sequence ATGATTGCCGAGACCCTCCGCGACCGGATCCGCAGTGGCGGACCGATGTCGATTGCCGCCTTCATGACGGAAGCGCTGTTTGATCCAAGTCATGGCTTTTACGCCACCAAGGACCCGATCGGGGCCGGTGCGGACTTCATCACGGCGCCGGAGATCAGCCAGATGTTCGGCGAGCTGATCGGCCTGGTGGCCGCACAGACCTGGCTCGACATGGGTCGCCCCGACGGCGTCAAGCTGATCGAGATGGGGCCGGGCCGTGGCACGATGATGGCTGATGCCCTGCGCGCGGCCCGTGCCGTGCCCGGCTTCATCGAGGCTGCCGAAATCGTCCTGATCGAGGCCAGCGCGGCCCTGAAGGCGGTTCAGGCCCAGACACTGGGCCCGACCGGCGCGCAAATCCGCTGGGTCGACCGGCTCGAGGCCGTTGCCCCAGGCCCGTCCATCATCCTTGGCAATGAATTCCTCGACTGTCTGCCGGTACGCCAGGCGGTTCGGCACAAGGGCACCTGGCATGAGCGCCTGGTCGGACTGGACCCGGAGGCGGAGGCGGAGAGCGGCTTCGTCTTCGTGCTGGGACCACCGCTGGGCGAAGACCTTGCACTGGTTCCCGAGCGGCTTCGGGAAGCGGGGGACGGCGCGCTGGTCGAGCTGCGCCCGGGTGATCGTCAGGTCGTCGACCAGCTCGCCGCCCGTTTCGCCGCCCATCCCGGCCGCGCACTGTTCATCGATTATGGTCCGGCAACCAGCGAGATCGGCGACACGCTGCAGGCCATCCGCGCTCATAAGAAACAACCACCCCTGCTTGATCCGGGAACCGCCGACCTGACCGCCCGCGTGGACTTTGAAAGCCTCGTTCTGGCAGCCCGGTCCGCCGGACTGACCGCCTATGGCCCCGAGCCACAAGGCGCCTGGCTGCTGGGATTGGGCCTTGAGACCCGTGCCGCTGCGCTCAGCCAGGCGCAGCCCGGCAAACGGTCACAGATCGCCCGCCAAATCTGGCGTCTGACAGATCAGGAGCAGATGGGCGAGCTGTTCAAACTGGTCTGCCTGGACGGTGGCGACCTGCCAATACCGCCCGGATTCTCCGCAGGCTGA
- a CDS encoding ribose-phosphate pyrophosphokinase, producing the protein MKLMSGTANPDLSRSIADYLDAPLTASHIERFADGEIFVRIDENVRGEDVFILQSTSYPANDHLMELLICIDALVRASARRITAVIPYFGYARQDRKTGGRTPISAKLVANLIAKAGADRVLTVDLHAGQIQGFFDIPTDNLFATKVMEADIRRHYETDNLLIVSPDVGGVVRARALAKLLDAEIAIVDKRRPKAGVAEVMNIIGEVEGRRCILFDDMCDSGGTLVNAADALLDKGAVEVSAYVTHGVLSKDAQGRVAKSRLRELVVTDSIVPPPGSTETPKVRRLSVAPLLGEAIRRIANDESVSKLFD; encoded by the coding sequence ATGAAGCTGATGTCGGGCACCGCCAATCCGGACCTGTCCCGGTCCATCGCTGACTATCTCGACGCTCCGCTGACGGCCAGTCACATCGAGCGCTTTGCCGATGGCGAGATATTCGTACGCATCGACGAGAATGTCCGCGGCGAGGACGTTTTCATCCTGCAGTCGACCTCCTACCCGGCCAATGACCATCTGATGGAATTGCTGATCTGCATTGACGCGCTGGTGCGAGCGAGCGCGCGGCGGATCACGGCTGTCATCCCGTATTTCGGCTATGCCCGACAGGACCGCAAGACCGGCGGCCGGACGCCGATCTCGGCCAAGCTGGTGGCCAATCTGATCGCCAAGGCCGGCGCCGACCGTGTTCTGACCGTCGACCTCCATGCCGGTCAGATCCAGGGCTTCTTCGATATCCCGACGGACAACCTCTTCGCCACCAAGGTCATGGAGGCTGACATTCGCCGCCATTACGAGACCGACAACCTGCTGATCGTGTCGCCGGACGTCGGCGGCGTGGTGCGGGCGCGGGCGCTTGCCAAGCTGCTCGATGCCGAGATCGCCATTGTCGACAAGCGCCGCCCGAAGGCGGGTGTCGCCGAGGTGATGAATATCATCGGTGAAGTGGAAGGCCGTCGCTGCATCCTGTTCGACGACATGTGCGACAGTGGCGGCACACTGGTGAACGCGGCTGACGCCCTGCTCGACAAGGGCGCCGTCGAGGTGTCCGCCTATGTCACCCACGGCGTGCTGTCCAAGGACGCCCAGGGCCGGGTCGCCAAGTCTCGCCTGCGCGAGCTGGTGGTCACCGACTCGATCGTCCCTCCGCCCGGATCCACCGAGACGCCGAAAGTCCGCCGCCTCTCCGTGGCGCCGCTGCTCGGCGAAGCCATCCGCCGCATTGCCAATGACGAGTCGGTGTCGAAGCTGTTCGACTAA
- a CDS encoding 50S ribosomal protein L25/general stress protein Ctc, whose product MSSNIVLTVDVREGTGKGAARAARREDLVPGVVYGGKLGPVSVNLRGNEIRKALLGGNFLSHMIELDHEGKRQTVIARDIHFHPVSDKAMHIDLFRVDEDTKIKVNVSVNFINEDACPALKRGGVLNIVRHDVELLCPAGSIPESVEVDLTGLDIGDSVHISSVKLPKGMKPTITDRDFTIATLQGSRAVLTDAEEDTDATPAEPEAIKQKGDEA is encoded by the coding sequence ATGAGCTCCAACATCGTTCTCACCGTTGACGTTCGTGAAGGCACTGGCAAGGGCGCGGCTCGCGCTGCCCGCCGCGAAGACCTGGTCCCGGGCGTCGTCTATGGCGGCAAGCTCGGCCCGGTTTCGGTGAACCTGCGCGGCAATGAAATCCGCAAGGCCCTGCTCGGCGGCAACTTCCTGTCGCACATGATCGAGCTCGATCACGAAGGCAAGCGCCAGACGGTGATCGCCCGTGACATCCACTTCCACCCGGTCTCCGACAAGGCCATGCATATCGACCTGTTCCGTGTCGACGAAGACACCAAGATCAAGGTCAATGTGTCGGTGAACTTCATCAATGAAGACGCCTGCCCGGCTCTGAAGCGCGGTGGCGTGCTCAATATCGTGCGTCACGATGTCGAGCTGCTCTGCCCGGCCGGCTCGATTCCGGAATCGGTCGAAGTTGACCTGACCGGTCTGGATATCGGCGACTCGGTCCACATCTCATCGGTCAAGCTGCCCAAGGGCATGAAGCCGACCATCACGGATCGTGACTTCACCATCGCCACCCTGCAGGGTTCGCGCGCGGTCCTGACGGACGCCGAAGAAGACACCGATGCGACACCGGCCGAGCCGGAAGCCATCAAGCAGAAGGGTGACGAGGCCTAA
- the pth gene encoding aminoacyl-tRNA hydrolase, translated as MMILAGLGNYEPKYLRNRHNVGFMALDIIAQAWSAGPWRKRFQGLTTEITIGSNKLLLLKPTTFYNNAGQSVGGAASFYRVKPEDIVVFHDELDLAPGKFRMKLGGGAAGNNGIKSITSQLGPDFRRGRIGIGHPGDRGRVTGYVLSDFAKAEEVWLIDLLDAIAGSLDLLANRDYDAFQTRVTHKAPAPDAVKRGGPDSED; from the coding sequence ATGATGATCCTGGCCGGGCTCGGCAATTACGAGCCGAAATACCTGCGCAACCGGCATAATGTCGGCTTCATGGCCCTCGACATCATCGCCCAGGCCTGGAGCGCCGGGCCGTGGCGCAAGCGCTTCCAGGGGCTGACGACCGAGATCACCATCGGCTCGAACAAGCTGCTGCTGCTCAAGCCGACCACCTTCTACAACAATGCCGGCCAGTCGGTCGGCGGCGCCGCGAGCTTCTACAGGGTCAAGCCGGAGGACATTGTGGTCTTCCATGACGAGCTCGACCTCGCACCGGGCAAATTCCGCATGAAGCTTGGCGGCGGCGCGGCCGGCAATAACGGCATCAAGTCGATCACCAGCCAGCTCGGACCGGACTTTCGCCGCGGCCGAATCGGTATCGGGCATCCCGGCGACCGCGGCCGCGTCACCGGCTATGTCCTGTCCGACTTTGCCAAGGCCGAGGAAGTGTGGCTGATCGACCTGCTGGACGCCATCGCCGGCTCGCTCGACCTGCTCGCCAATCGCGACTACGACGCCTTCCAGACCCGCGTGACGCACAAGGCGCCGGCGCCGGACGCCGTGAAGCGCGGCGGCCCTGACAGCGAGGACTGA
- the ychF gene encoding redox-regulated ATPase YchF, with amino-acid sequence MGFKCGIVGLPNVGKSTLFNALTQTAAAQAANYPFCTIEPNVGDVAVPEPRLAKLAEIAGSKEILPARMNFVDIAGLVEGASKGEGLGNQFLANIRETDAIAYVMRCFDDDDVTHVNNKIDPLADLETVETELMLADLESLEKRKAGLEKKAKSGDKEAKATLALIEVALEQLNAGKPARFAEVAKDDRKAWRALQLLTTKPVLFIANVDEASAGTGNAYSEIVMKRAAEEGAQAVVISAKIESELALLENEERDEYMEAIGLEEPGLDRLIHTGYSLLGLQTYFTAGPKEARAWTIREGWTAPQAAGVIHGDFEKGFIRAETIAYEDYVACGGEGPAKEAGKMRAEGKEYIVKDGDVLHFRFNV; translated from the coding sequence ATGGGATTCAAATGCGGCATCGTCGGGCTTCCGAACGTCGGCAAGTCCACCCTGTTCAACGCCCTGACCCAAACGGCTGCGGCGCAGGCGGCGAATTATCCCTTCTGCACGATCGAGCCGAATGTCGGTGATGTCGCCGTGCCCGAGCCGCGCCTGGCCAAGCTGGCCGAGATCGCCGGCTCGAAGGAAATCCTGCCGGCGCGGATGAATTTCGTCGATATCGCCGGCCTCGTCGAAGGCGCCTCCAAGGGCGAAGGCCTGGGCAATCAATTCCTCGCCAATATCCGCGAGACCGACGCCATCGCCTATGTGATGCGCTGTTTCGACGATGATGACGTCACCCATGTGAACAACAAGATCGACCCGCTCGCCGACCTCGAAACCGTCGAGACCGAACTGATGCTGGCGGATCTGGAAAGCCTGGAAAAGCGCAAGGCGGGTCTCGAGAAAAAGGCCAAGTCCGGTGACAAGGAAGCCAAGGCCACCCTCGCCCTGATCGAGGTGGCGCTGGAGCAGCTCAATGCCGGCAAGCCGGCCCGCTTTGCCGAGGTCGCCAAGGATGACCGCAAGGCCTGGCGCGCGCTGCAGCTGTTGACCACCAAGCCGGTCCTCTTCATCGCCAATGTCGATGAGGCCAGCGCCGGGACCGGCAATGCCTATTCCGAGATCGTCATGAAACGCGCCGCCGAGGAAGGCGCGCAAGCCGTTGTCATCTCGGCCAAGATCGAGAGCGAACTCGCCCTGCTCGAAAACGAGGAGCGCGACGAATACATGGAGGCGATCGGCCTCGAGGAACCCGGCCTCGACCGCCTGATCCACACCGGCTATTCGCTGCTCGGCCTGCAGACCTATTTCACCGCCGGCCCGAAAGAGGCCCGGGCGTGGACGATCCGCGAGGGCTGGACCGCGCCGCAGGCCGCCGGCGTCATCCATGGTGATTTCGAGAAGGGCTTCATCCGCGCCGAAACCATCGCCTATGAGGACTATGTCGCCTGCGGCGGTGAAGGCCCGGCCAAGGAAGCCGGCAAGATGCGGGCGGAAGGCAAGGAGTACATCGTCAAGGACGGCGACGTGCTGCACTTCCGCTTCAACGTCTAG
- a CDS encoding group III truncated hemoglobin yields the protein MVDASRISQARQTARSEAAAMGITPEQISDLVETFYGHVREDAMLGPVFADAIAGDWEPHLATMKRFWSALVFHDGGYQGRPMPANVKLKPQISPAHFERWLALFGQTLDEIGATPAAKTALLERANRIAASFQAHLFHDPYENA from the coding sequence GTGGTCGACGCCAGTCGCATCAGCCAGGCCCGCCAGACGGCCCGTTCCGAAGCTGCCGCGATGGGGATCACGCCGGAGCAGATCTCTGATCTGGTGGAAACCTTCTACGGCCATGTCCGGGAAGATGCGATGCTCGGCCCGGTCTTTGCCGACGCCATCGCGGGCGATTGGGAGCCGCATCTGGCGACCATGAAACGCTTCTGGTCGGCACTGGTCTTTCATGATGGCGGCTATCAGGGCCGCCCGATGCCAGCCAATGTGAAGCTCAAACCGCAGATCTCGCCCGCTCATTTCGAAAGATGGCTGGCGCTGTTCGGGCAGACGCTTGACGAAATCGGCGCCACGCCCGCCGCAAAGACCGCCCTTCTCGAGCGCGCCAACCGCATTGCAGCCAGCTTCCAGGCCCATCTTTTCCACGATCCATACGAAAACGCCTGA
- a CDS encoding multidrug effflux MFS transporter: MSQPQAQLKLANGDALPLSLKELVALLVAMTAVVALAIDMMLPALDDIAGDLGVLHANDQQFVIGIYLTGFGVAQLLYGPLSDRFGRKLVIQAALAFFILTSLICTLTPTFELLLVARFFQGAAAAACRVIATAIARDLTSGRRMAEVMSMVMTAFMAVPVLAPMLGQAILMVAPWRWIFAFLMLFGLGLMVWLHVRLPETLHPEFRVRLRVKPLLAAFRETVSHRLMLGYTLAGAPFFGGLYGFLGSSQQIFVGHFGLSDEAFPFAFAAIAGGIGLSSYANSRLVRRLGQRRLSHGALIAFTTISAVHAAVLMSGMDNFVLFLVLLAAAMAFLGLIAANFSALALEPVGHIAGTASAVYGFVTGVVGAAIGSYVGQLYNGTATPLIVSQALMAATALVIVIVTERGKLFQTGED, from the coding sequence ATGTCCCAGCCCCAGGCCCAGCTCAAGCTGGCGAACGGCGACGCGCTGCCGTTATCGCTCAAGGAACTTGTCGCCCTGCTTGTCGCCATGACCGCCGTCGTGGCCCTGGCCATCGACATGATGCTCCCGGCGCTCGACGATATTGCCGGCGATCTCGGCGTGCTGCACGCCAATGACCAGCAGTTTGTCATCGGCATCTATCTGACCGGCTTCGGGGTCGCGCAGCTTCTCTACGGCCCCCTCTCGGACCGCTTCGGACGCAAGCTGGTCATTCAGGCGGCGCTGGCCTTTTTCATCCTGACCAGCCTGATCTGCACCCTCACCCCGACCTTCGAGCTGCTGCTGGTCGCACGCTTCTTCCAGGGTGCGGCAGCGGCGGCCTGCCGCGTGATTGCCACGGCGATCGCCCGCGACCTGACCTCCGGTCGCCGGATGGCCGAAGTGATGTCGATGGTGATGACAGCCTTCATGGCGGTCCCGGTGCTGGCACCGATGCTGGGTCAGGCCATCCTGATGGTCGCGCCCTGGCGCTGGATCTTTGCCTTCCTGATGCTGTTCGGCCTCGGCCTGATGGTGTGGCTGCATGTGCGCCTGCCGGAGACCCTGCATCCCGAATTCCGCGTCCGTCTGCGCGTGAAGCCCCTGCTGGCCGCATTCCGCGAAACCGTGAGCCATCGCCTGATGCTGGGCTATACGCTCGCTGGCGCCCCCTTCTTCGGTGGCCTGTACGGTTTCCTCGGCAGTTCACAGCAGATCTTCGTCGGCCATTTCGGCCTGTCCGACGAGGCCTTCCCCTTCGCCTTTGCCGCCATTGCCGGCGGGATCGGCCTGTCGAGCTATGCCAATTCACGCCTTGTGAGACGCCTCGGCCAGCGCCGCCTGTCGCACGGCGCGCTGATCGCCTTCACCACCATCTCTGCTGTCCACGCGGCGGTGCTGATGAGCGGCATGGACAATTTCGTCCTCTTCCTCGTCCTGCTCGCCGCCGCCATGGCCTTCCTCGGCCTGATCGCCGCCAACTTCTCGGCCCTGGCGCTGGAACCCGTTGGCCACATCGCGGGGACGGCCTCGGCGGTCTATGGCTTTGTCACCGGCGTCGTCGGCGCAGCCATCGGCAGCTATGTCGGCCAACTCTATAACGGCACCGCGACCCCGCTGATCGTCAGCCAGGCGCTGATGGCCGCGACCGCACTGGTCATCGTTATCGTGACCGAGCGCGGCAAGCTCTTCCAGACCGGCGAGGACTGA
- a CDS encoding MFS transporter: MNLRLLSLAFAPFAFGTSAFVFVGLIDPMAVDLQVGVPMVGQLQTVFAVACGLGGPILARLLGGFDRKRLLMMVLAGLVLLNIATALVSDFQAIAAIRFAGGLFAALTLPLASTIAATLVPEAKRPEAFATVLAGYTLAFLVGLPAGSVLGDAFGWQAAFWFGAVICALALVIIALVTPGNIQAPSLSGVSFKAALRGDNVRLMMITMLGFLATFSTIAYIGPVITETTGITGAGIGGVQLATGVGSLLGLPAGAMFARLPARRALAGLLSMTLAMQVLFSLGMMLELGAAALPLLVLVMSLGPAALFACSPVIQTRLARSAGPAATLAFALNGSMIFFGQGLGASAGGLTIAHAGLAWVGIAGACAAAIGLLVIWSLRPPVPAAGS, from the coding sequence ATGAACCTTCGCCTTCTCAGCCTTGCCTTCGCGCCCTTCGCCTTTGGAACGAGCGCCTTCGTCTTCGTCGGCCTGATCGATCCGATGGCGGTTGACCTGCAGGTGGGTGTGCCGATGGTCGGCCAGTTGCAGACCGTATTCGCGGTCGCCTGCGGCCTTGGCGGCCCCATCCTGGCGCGTCTGCTGGGTGGTTTTGACCGCAAGCGTCTCTTGATGATGGTTCTGGCCGGTCTGGTCCTGCTCAACATCGCCACCGCCCTGGTCAGCGATTTTCAGGCAATTGCCGCGATCCGCTTTGCCGGTGGCCTGTTCGCCGCACTGACCCTGCCGCTCGCCTCGACCATCGCGGCCACACTGGTCCCCGAGGCGAAGCGACCGGAGGCATTCGCGACCGTGCTGGCCGGCTATACCCTGGCCTTCCTGGTCGGACTGCCCGCCGGCAGCGTGCTGGGCGATGCCTTTGGCTGGCAGGCGGCGTTCTGGTTTGGCGCCGTGATCTGCGCTCTGGCCCTGGTCATCATTGCCCTGGTCACGCCGGGCAATATCCAGGCGCCGTCACTCAGCGGTGTCAGCTTCAAGGCAGCGCTGCGCGGCGACAATGTCCGCCTGATGATGATCACCATGCTGGGCTTCCTCGCGACCTTCAGCACCATTGCCTATATCGGGCCGGTGATCACCGAGACGACCGGCATTACCGGCGCCGGAATTGGCGGGGTCCAGCTGGCGACCGGGGTGGGCAGCCTGCTCGGCTTGCCCGCCGGGGCGATGTTCGCCCGCCTGCCCGCGCGGCGCGCGCTGGCCGGCCTGCTCTCGATGACACTGGCCATGCAGGTCCTTTTCAGCCTCGGCATGATGCTCGAGCTGGGCGCCGCGGCGCTCCCCCTCCTGGTCCTGGTGATGTCGCTGGGCCCTGCGGCGCTGTTCGCCTGCTCCCCGGTCATCCAGACGCGGCTGGCCCGCTCCGCCGGTCCCGCCGCCACCCTTGCCTTCGCGCTGAACGGCTCGATGATCTTCTTCGGTCAGGGCCTGGGGGCGAGCGCGGGCGGTCTCACAATCGCCCACGCCGGGCTGGCCTGGGTCGGGATCGCGGGGGCGTGTGCCGCCGCCATCGGGCTGTTGGTGATCTGGAGCCTGCGCCCGCCGGTGCCGGCTGCCGGAAGCTAG
- a CDS encoding enoyl-CoA hydratase-related protein — MAYSNIKYAVEDRVATITLNRPHRLNAFTYEMGDEIIDALDHADGDDAVRAIIFTGEPPAFCAGADLSTGAETFNMVSQAQESGAFDETDPKWRDRGGILNLRIWNTLKPVIGAVNGAAVGIGATMILPMDIRLASMDAKFAYPFAKRGIVWDGCASWFLPRVVGISTAMDWGLTGRTFSAAEAFEAGLVARVVPADDLMAEARERARLIAERCAPVSVAMMRRMAWRMQGAAHPMEAHRVESLGILHAGMGEDAKEGVMSFLEKRAPDFPMKVSTDLPAWHPWWDASDDAY; from the coding sequence TTGGCCTATTCGAATATCAAATACGCCGTCGAAGACCGGGTCGCGACGATCACGCTGAACCGGCCGCACCGGCTGAATGCCTTCACCTACGAGATGGGCGACGAGATCATTGATGCGCTTGACCATGCAGACGGTGACGACGCGGTCCGGGCGATCATCTTTACCGGTGAGCCACCGGCCTTCTGTGCCGGCGCTGACCTGTCGACCGGAGCCGAGACTTTCAACATGGTCAGCCAGGCGCAGGAGAGCGGGGCGTTCGACGAGACCGACCCGAAATGGCGCGATCGCGGCGGCATTCTCAACCTGCGCATCTGGAACACGCTGAAACCGGTCATCGGCGCGGTGAATGGTGCGGCTGTCGGGATCGGCGCGACGATGATCCTGCCGATGGATATCCGCCTCGCCTCGATGGACGCCAAATTCGCCTATCCCTTCGCCAAGCGCGGCATTGTCTGGGATGGCTGTGCGAGCTGGTTCCTGCCGCGCGTGGTGGGCATCTCGACGGCGATGGACTGGGGCCTGACCGGCCGCACCTTCTCGGCCGCCGAGGCCTTCGAGGCGGGCCTGGTGGCACGGGTGGTACCGGCAGATGACCTGATGGCGGAAGCGCGCGAGCGGGCCCGCCTCATCGCGGAGCGCTGCGCCCCGGTCTCCGTCGCCATGATGCGGCGCATGGCCTGGCGCATGCAGGGCGCCGCCCACCCGATGGAGGCCCATCGCGTCGAAAGCCTTGGCATCCTGCATGCCGGCATGGGCGAGGACGCCAAGGAGGGGGTGATGTCCTTCCTCGAGAAACGCGCGCCTGATTTCCCGATGAAAGTCTCCACCGACCTGCCGGCCTGGCATCCCTGGTGGGACGCATCGGACGACGCCTACTGA
- a CDS encoding esterase/lipase family protein has translation MTNHVLLIHGWSASDKSMAKVGELLATHGYQTQDVFLGGYPSMDDDVRIEDSGRRLHVVVAEMQAAGTLPASFHVVVHSTGALVARWWLAEYFPDGDAPVANFLMLAPANFGSPLATIGRSTLGRLTKGFTNGFQTGTNFLNALELASKFQESLTLRDRLSEDGATNSPFSEDGTRPYVIVGADPIFGTGVLGEKAWDGTVRISTANIDPRGVTVDFTKGSILEPEFRAWTRRGPEDTPFAAIPDRSHLTILKPAAKESASKDAIVSERLAKLILQALATQSAAAYRAVAEDWAEVCLETRKLAQDGEVADALRKRILGRASADGSRFREFYQIVVEAVDDSGLPVDDFSIWLTAPKKAKETQFKAGNNVTQVEIDAQLSLIQDRHVNTCHKNRLSLHVDRRELLANFLRDRIPPSYEASLAAGITAASPGKRVGYFDIDGKEHSALIRLRALEPGDEEKGKRFLRRYTTHFIRVILPRVTSDDVFTVRTLR, from the coding sequence ATGACGAACCACGTTCTTCTGATCCATGGCTGGAGCGCCAGCGACAAGTCCATGGCCAAGGTTGGCGAGTTGCTGGCGACTCATGGCTACCAGACGCAGGACGTCTTCCTCGGTGGTTATCCATCAATGGATGATGATGTGCGGATCGAGGACTCGGGCCGCCGTCTGCACGTCGTTGTGGCGGAGATGCAGGCCGCCGGGACCCTGCCGGCCAGCTTCCATGTGGTTGTCCATTCGACAGGGGCGCTGGTCGCACGCTGGTGGCTGGCGGAGTATTTTCCCGATGGCGACGCACCGGTCGCCAACTTCCTGATGCTGGCCCCGGCCAATTTCGGCTCGCCCCTGGCCACGATCGGACGCTCGACGCTTGGACGCCTGACCAAGGGCTTCACCAATGGCTTCCAGACCGGGACGAACTTCCTCAACGCACTCGAGCTCGCCTCGAAATTCCAGGAATCCCTCACCCTGCGCGACCGCCTGAGCGAGGACGGGGCGACCAACAGCCCCTTCTCGGAGGATGGCACCCGTCCCTATGTCATCGTCGGCGCAGACCCGATCTTCGGGACGGGCGTCCTCGGCGAGAAAGCCTGGGACGGGACAGTCCGTATCTCCACCGCCAATATCGATCCGCGCGGGGTCACCGTCGATTTCACCAAGGGCTCGATCCTGGAACCGGAATTCCGCGCCTGGACCCGGCGCGGCCCGGAGGACACGCCCTTCGCCGCGATCCCGGATCGCAGCCATCTGACCATCCTCAAACCCGCCGCCAAGGAAAGCGCGTCCAAAGACGCGATTGTCTCGGAACGGCTCGCCAAGCTGATCCTGCAGGCACTGGCGACCCAGTCGGCCGCCGCCTATCGCGCCGTCGCCGAAGACTGGGCCGAGGTATGTCTGGAGACCCGCAAGCTGGCCCAGGACGGGGAAGTCGCCGATGCACTGCGCAAACGCATACTCGGCCGCGCCAGTGCCGACGGCAGCCGGTTCCGCGAATTCTACCAGATCGTTGTCGAGGCGGTGGATGACAGCGGCCTGCCGGTCGATGATTTCTCGATCTGGCTGACCGCCCCGAAAAAGGCCAAGGAGACCCAGTTCAAGGCGGGGAACAATGTCACCCAGGTCGAGATCGACGCCCAGCTCTCGCTGATCCAGGACCGGCATGTGAACACCTGCCACAAGAACCGGCTATCGCTGCATGTTGATCGCCGCGAACTGCTCGCCAACTTCCTGCGCGACCGTATTCCGCCGAGCTATGAAGCCTCGCTGGCGGCCGGCATCACCGCCGCCTCACCGGGCAAGCGGGTGGGTTATTTCGATATTGACGGCAAGGAACACAGCGCACTGATCCGGCTGCGCGCCCTCGAGCCGGGGGATGAGGAGAAGGGAAAGCGCTTCCTGCGGCGCTACACCACCCACTTCATCCGCGTGATCCTGCCGCGCGTGACCAGCGATGATGTGTTCACGGTGCGCACGCTGCGCTAG